Part of the Aquimarina sp. MAR_2010_214 genome is shown below.
TATAAGTTTCCATCCAATGATCACCTGTTTTTCCACTGGTACATTCATAAGTCTGCTAACTATTTCTGATATTTCTATAAAGTAAAGCTAAGTACCGCAAAGCCCTATTTCATCTAAACCATATAATAGTTGACTATGTTTTAAATCTTGTTGTATAACTTCAATGATTAATTCTTTGTTTTTCATATTAATTATATGTTTAGAATGGTATAAATATTGATTTAACCAATGCAAACATAGTTATAAACAATGTTTTTATCATATATACCAGTATTCCTAAGTTTAGTGGATTGTATGAAACTATCATTATGACTAATTTTACTATATGGCAGAAAGAATAAATAGAATAAAAGAAGTACTGATTATTAAAGGGATGAGTCAAAAAGAACTAGCTGCCGAGCTAGATAGAAATCCTAATACAGTTACTTCTATGTGTAATAATAAATCACAACCGCATTTAAAAGATTTAAAGCGTATTGCTGAGATTTTGGATGTGGATATTAGAGAATTATTAGTGCCTACTAAAGAATCTAAATCATAAAAAGTTTTTATTTCAATGGTCAAAATTCTACAATTTCAAATTCGATTGAAGGCATATTATGGTTAACGCTATAGATATATTTATTAACGCTTGAACTCTTACTCATGAATTTTAAGAATGGAGGATTATCAATATACGCTTTTAGATTCTTAATAAATTCTTTTTCATTATTATAGTACATTATTTCTTCAATTATTTGAGTATTTCCTTTACTTACTGATTTGATTTTCATTCTATCAGTATAGAAATAATTTAAAAGTGTTTCTTCATTAATAATAGGAAAGCCTTTGATTTTTAACCCATCATAAACGGGGAAATTTGTTATTAATACAAAAATCACATTATCTTCGGTTATACCACTTAGTTCTTTAGGCAATATCCTAGAGTTTTCTATAATAAATTTTTTGGTTTCAATTAATTGATTTGCCCCTTTATATAAATCTCCATAATGATAACTACTATAATACTTTCTTGAATTTATAGGATAGACTTCTGCTTTTAATTCTGCAACTATATATAAATTTTCGATCTTAAGAACTAAATCTATCTGTCCGTTAAATTTATCAATTTTTTTTATTGGAAGAACTGATATTTTTGAATTTTTAGAATCAGTTATATGATTGAATTTCTCCTTA
Proteins encoded:
- a CDS encoding helix-turn-helix transcriptional regulator gives rise to the protein MAERINRIKEVLIIKGMSQKELAAELDRNPNTVTSMCNNKSQPHLKDLKRIAEILDVDIRELLVPTKESKS